CTCTTCATCTGAAtttccaccccccccccaccaccaccaccccactTCCCCAACACCCCCCACATCCCTCCTGCATTTGCATTTTGAAATCTTGCTTAGAACTAGCCTCATCACTTTTTTCTTCTGCTGGTAAACAGAGTAATGTTACTTTCTATGTAAGCAGAGTCCCCATTTGAAAAGCTCTTGAGTCATATAGTTGCATGAGGGTGGTCCTTCCTACCtcagtgtttaatacatttatcatAAACTTGATCTCAATGTTTGCTTTCCTgtgggaaccaaaaaaaaacatagatcttTAATGTAAAATAGCAACTAGCATACACATCAAaactattcatttttttatttttaagaccaAACAACAAGCATAAACAACAggaaaaaccattaaaaacaaaagaaacaaacaaacaaaaaaggttaTAAATTAATGAAACCCAACTAAAGTGTTATGTTCTGGGCAAATATTGACATTGTTTGCGAATTATTTTTATGCCAAAAGTTTAGATTTTTCATGACGTGGactaattttatttttccatgGATTATTCATACAtaacaggcccgtagccaggggggattgAAGGGTTTGTTCAatccccccccatcccccacaaccccccctcagccaccccaaccccccccccccccgcctgcccccagagtagtgacgagtaagaaaaattgttaatgtttctctttacacattttgttcagactgttttacaccaatccagtaggtggcggtaattcccccatttctgttctaagcttgtggaaagaataagaatcaggggaaagttaacaccggattattactgttattattgcgataacttcaaagtctggattttagttgattttttcgtacgtccatatttggtcgaaagcggacatgttatacaccattcgaaccgtctgcctctccagattacggaactgtgtttagagtttaaatctgcttgtgtttcacacccaaccccctccagcgcttcccccacactcttaccttcaaaacgcctccaaatttaagaaaatccatcaatccagtcaccagtaattctcacatatatccaaacagtgcttgaaataattttaggcagaaaaaaataatatcaactttaacgcgttattaaaagctgattattggtcgctccatgaatccacgcatatctaatgaatcagcagaccctcacagaccagacggtatgcaaatgagctctgtcagccaaacaggcgccgagttcagcgagctgaagggagggggggggggggggcaacgaagtcccagcacagttataggaagattttaataagacagaacacttcagtttatattattattaattcatgtttaagttttaatgaccataccgatagtgttcctaatgaagtaattcttatctatttatgtcaatagtagagagatagacaataaaggacagcaacatcagagacagacaatggagggcagcaacagagacaatggaacaaagcaacagacaactgaggtgagcaacagagacagacaatgaagtcacatcacagatgtaggaagtttgagtaacacttacatttatatcaaatgtatgttaacagtggggagcaacagatgaacaaataaggacagcaacaacagattcacaacaaacttataataaataaaatatgtctaaattaaaaggtttgaagtgtgctcatgtatttagggggcattggagtagagagccaaatgaagtccacttttgggggaaaaagatcccccccatcacaatgctggctacgggcctgcatAATTGCCTTTTCTGCTTTGTATTTTGCTCCAATTTGATATACAGCATTTATTATTGCTAATgctgtaaaaaatgattaaaataaaatagaaaattaaagaTTAGTctgaacatttaattaaaatgttcttatctatatttttattctaGAACACTCTGTTATTTATTGCCAGGTTAAAGGGAAAAATAAGTCACATTAGACTTCTGGACCCCactgtatatacatttaaaaatatatacatgagaAGATTTGGAAAGCGCTTGGAtttctaaaaatctaaaatcgACCTGCAGTTtatcataatacattatgaacTAAAGTGTGAGACCATAGGATGCTCAGAAAGAGGATGTGTAATTAAAGGATGATTTAAATAATCTGTGCTTATTTGTAACcaccacaatgttttttttatgtaaaatgacatattttatcttatttaccAATTTACATGTTCTAATATGTAGATTATTATACCTTATATGATTACAAAACTGTAATCACAGACTTTTAAGTTACaataatttgttttaaatactgtttataaTGAACTTCaatgttttacattgtttacCAGAACACACGTGATGCAAATATAAATCTTATATTTAATCCAGATTGCATTTCTTAGAACTGACGTGGAATGTCAGTGACTGGGTAACGGAACAGGACATTAGTCATGGGAAGCATCGTCATCTATACGCACAAGTAATAAGTAAGGGAAGTGaaacacattacacacagttCTTTTTTTGCAAAGTAATGCCAGTTTATTGCTTACAGACCTTTAGTGCCAACAGTTATAATGAAATAATATCCAGACAAAAGAAGGAAAATAGGATTATAATAATTTCCAAGGTCACAGTGATTGCAACATACATGCATGTTAAAGCTAAGCAGCTAAATAGaaattataatgcataataaatgaTGTTAAATTATAGGCAGCCGAAAGCTGAATAATACATTTGTGCTTCATCTTTTGGTGTATTCAGTTCTTGAATTCTGGCAGACCTGCAAGACAGAGTAGAGTTAGTAAGAGTTCAGTGTTTGAAGTtcaagtttgaagatctaggaaaaacagttaaaagtgtttttttcagtataaaacttctgcatataacatgaaaatggtttatctaacatatttgcaaccaccacctgcaaacactaaaactaaaacaatatttcaatgttatgttttagtgttttagtgtaaaGCTATTGTGTtgtatatgttggtctttcaaaattaataaagcagtgaaacattaaaaaaagttagaattttttttttttataaaaaatgagtgaattattctaattgaagcattacctgttagaggtaaggaccACCACTGCACTaattattgatagaataattagtaatggagttagtaatggaATATTAACACTGGAGGTAAGgatgttttttgtttcagacatattttggatGGTTATACATGCACCGGGTTAAACTGACCAGGGatcaccattgctgttcctgacaaatgaaccataaataatatatttaagtttttGGGGGACGTCGATCTTTGGAAAGATTTAGCTGGTCCTTGGAAAACCCAGAGTTCACATTGTTACCCAGTATCTTTAACCATTGCCAGGGGTGTTGGCTAAAAAAATGGGCCTAGTtactattaaaagtattaaaagtttcagttatttaagaaacatttaggggttctttattttaaaactgtggAAGAACCCCTAAAGGTGCTTTGAGGAACTTTTAGAACTTTTcttgaaggttcctcaaagcCTCTTGAAAGATTCTTCcataattttaaattaaagaacCTCTAAATATTCCTCAAGGAACTTAAACTTTTAACAGTGATAGGGTCCCCCTCTTGAACcctatatttattattcagttattaatcttaataatcttGCAGAAACTGTTGTATATGACTTGTTTTCTGTTTGATTTAGAATAGTTTGTGTAGTACCCCAGGGTTCTGTTCTATTCAGGGTTCTTGGAgctatgaaactgatgttaattgtGACAGAAATGTAGGTGTTAAAGGTAAAGAAGTGTAAAGAAATGTAAGATACAGAGTATTGGAGATTAAAACGGGTCCTTTCGGTCACATAAACTATAAAATTTTAGGGTTTATATGTCCATTGCAGTTTGGTCTTACAtactaaacacaaatataaaGATGCCACAAAGGGTTTTTGAGCAATGCCTTCAAAGAAACCACATTTGGTTCCCAGAAGAACAATTCTTGTAAAATAAATGTGAGTAAGGGTTTATATTTAAGCTCAACCAGGATTCTTCACCATCACACTCATTTCTATCACAAACATGGTTGTTTTAGGGAACCAAGAGTGGTTTTGCTGCGGCATCATTCTAAAAAATATTGTAGCACCTTAATCAGAGATCTGATTGGTGCCTCTAACAAACCCAGTCTCAGTTTCTGTTGCAGTTATATACAGACAGGctctttttttaacccttgtgtggtgctcgggtctgtgggacccgttttcatttttcatcaaatgatactaaaaaaatattttttctaactcaaactcaaaacatatatcaaaacacacactgtacactccccccccaaccatttatattacatacagtattacatacagtatgtttggccaaaggctaataaacattacttcatttgtaaatttgaaactaaacaaattttctactcatatcttgagtttaattcattttcttttacattttattaaaaaaactaataaaaaaagagtagcactttttgaaagaaatgtaacataagaaaggtaaagggcaaatattaaccatgtaagctgtttatattgcttgtaatttaggtgaagcaagcatgtgtaaagcattttaatgtaaaattgcttaattttgctgaattaaatacaagtaacaaagtaaatgagtaacaaaaatatgaacaccacacaagggtatTTGTGGGCATAAATACCTTTTTGTCTCCTTTGGATCCAGCGGGCTTTGGGGTCAGAGCAGTACTTGTCTTCGCCGGCAAAGAatctacaaaaacaaaaaaaaagtaataaaataatatgttcTTCAAGTGTGGAAGTGGTGCTTATTGGAGATTTTTTTAGTAGATTTGATGTAAAAATGGTGTATTTACATGATTGCTTCAACACAAGGAGCCAGGGCATTTTGGTGCTTGTATCCGGTGAGCTTTATTTCACGTGGAATAGGTGCAGTAGACACCTGATCACAGCATAACAGACCGACTCGAGTAGGCCGGCGAtctgaaagagaaacagagacacagaAAAGATTTCCAAATGAATAACTCTGACCCCATTAAAGTTACGACATGAAGGACGGTTTGTAACAGTTaaaaacagctcacaattttACAGTATTAACACTATTAGCTGATTTAACAATAACAGTGCTGATATAATACTTGCAAATTTGCTTCATAGACATGCAGAAATACTCAATTCTTTGATTTGCCCACAGTGCCATGCTTAGATGCCGTTTTAACAAAGCACTGGCATGACTTAAAGCGACTCACCCTTTCACTTTTACTGTCATGACAAAAACAAACGCGCAGCATCGAAGTACATACCCGCTTTGCCCTTTTCAACACGCAATAAATATAatcattattaaatgtttatCAGACCAACAAACATGGAATCAAAATACGAGCAGTTAACACTGTCACTGATATGTTAAAAAGTCTTAAGCAGACACTTACAGTTAGCAGATACACCGTCAAGACATCCGAAAAGTACGAGCAGTGCTGCCAAAGCAGCAAGTTTAAAACTCCAACACTGCATAGTTCTCTGGTGGTCTTGTAAAGCTGATCAGTCAGTGATTATCAGTGATCTAGAGACTTCTCTTTTATTGCCAACCCTGTTCaagtagaaaaaaaattgaactgCGTCACAAACATTGCACCTTCTCAAAGAAGCCCCAGCATCACAACTCTGCTTCTGACCACATGTAAAACTACGGTTCACACCTCGAACCCACACTGAGCCAGCGTCACTGCAGTCAGCAAAAAACAAGCAGCCAACGCGTGTGCAGGTTGGTAAATGATGAAGATGGGGGAATGTGTAAAAGGTGGATTTTTGCTCGTAGATGCATGACATAGATGCACAGATTtagtcagaaaaaatatatatatatatattttgccttaACTGCAGCTGTAacattttttgtaacattttgtaatatttgtattatttaatttttaatgttatCTCATATCGCATATCGCATTttacaactgctgctgatgcaacatcaCCTGGTAACCAGCGCACTTGGAGGTAAGAGCAGTGATACAGCTtttatacatcagctaacagacctctgtgctgagcaacatcaaaataggagtgatgtgaggaaagagagagagcgccatctacctacccagtcagagtcagagagagcagggcggttgttctctctcagactctggctgctgatagcaagcagcatgatctggaATATAAAACTGATGATCTTCTAATCATAGTGCATAATGGCAGCTCACAGCCATTGTGATGCTAGTTTTACACACAATACCAATCAGTATTCAACTTTAGAACTTGGAAAAAGctgcacgtctggtcttcaaccagtcaaaacgggcacatgtcaccccgctgctcattgagctccactggctaccagttgatgctcgcatcaaattcaaaactcttactatcacctacaaggtgacgacagtacaggctccttcctacctgcactcactcctgaaggcttacgctacctcccggctgctgcgctcctccaatgaacgtcgcctcgctttgccaaacactcacacaaagcaatccagacttttctcatacagagttccccaatggtggaacaaactaccttccactaccagatcaggagaatctctcgctatctttaagaaactcctgaagacagagctctttaaagagcacttactctcctaacacctctaacacactaactacttctaacctcatttccttcttcccctccttcactcttctatcccattatttcccttcgacctcctttaagccctatctaaagatggtttatcttaattcctattacttgtacttgactattgtaagtcgctttggacaaatggtctgccaaatgtaatgtaatgtaatgtaatgtaatgtaatgtaaaaaaagctGAATACTTCAAATACAACAATTTAATATTAACACATTGAAATACTGGATTTtctcactaataaaaaaacaactagtGTTAGCTGTCAGTGTTAAAATGCAACACTGACAACTTTTTGCTGTACATGGTGGCATTTATATAAACTAGTTAAGGGATTCGAATCACTTTTTTCACCAAGATAATTgtctggaaataaaataatatagatgaCAGCCAAAAGTAGAATGTTAATGAATATATGCCTACGTGTAGATAGAAGGAAATTAAAAATCTACCATTATTTACACTATTTTTGCAGATTTATATCATATGTTAGTGTTTGTGAAGCATGAGGAGTCCACTGTAGTTGATAAGTGCTTAAGAAACTGTTAGCGTGTATAGATGTGTTATAAGGAAGTGGTTGGATGCGCTAATGTCTGTGGTGAGAGGATTCAGTGTGCTTCTTTAGTCTTGTGTTATATAtgtacagtgacttgcaaaagtattaataccacttcaactttttcacattttgtcaccgtacaaccacaaacttaaacgtattttattgagtttttaagtgattgaccaacacaaagtagcacataattgggaagtggaacaaaaacaatacatagatttaaaaaaaaaaaaagtgtgatgtgtatTTAGCCCCCCTAGATCAATACTTTGTGGCTCATCTTTCACTGCAATTATAGATGCAAGTCTTTTGTGGTATATCCCtcccagctttgcacatctggaGACTGAGATcattgctcattcttctttacaaaacagctcaagctcagccaggttggatggagagcatatTTGCTGTACAAAGAGAaatttttatgtctttctttcaacacaggctttctttttgccactcttcgataaaggccagatttgttgaGTGCATGACTTAGTtgtcctctatagagattctcccACCTGATTTGTGGATTTccacagctcctccagagtgaccataggcctcttggctgcttctctgactagtgctctccttgatctgtcagttagggtggacagccatgtcttggtaggtttgcagttgtagaatactttttccatttttggatgatggattgattaGTTTTCATTGGGaagctcaaagcttgggatatgtttttataacctaagcctgctttaaatttctccacaactttatctctgacctgtctggtgaattccttggtcttcatgatgctgtttgttcactagggGTCTCCAACACACCACTGAGGtcc
This genomic interval from Astyanax mexicanus isolate ESR-SI-001 chromosome 1, AstMex3_surface, whole genome shotgun sequence contains the following:
- the ccl34b.4 gene encoding chemokine (C-C motif) ligand 34b, duplicate 4, whose amino-acid sequence is MQCWSFKLAALAALLVLFGCLDGVSANYRRPTRVGLLCCDQVSTAPIPREIKLTGYKHQNALAPCVEAIIFFAGEDKYCSDPKARWIQRRQKGLPEFKN